GCTGTGTATAGTTCATGAAGTTTATAACAGGAGGCTTAAATCTACGATCAACACTGTTGTCGGATAAAATATGGGTTATGCCTTCCTGAGGGATTTTATTGGCATGTGTATAGTGTCCGGCAATGTACCATCCACCTTGACTATCAGAACAAACTGCATGAATTGTGGGATTATAACCCAGATCAGGCAATCCGGGAATTAGCCTATCATTATTTTCTGAAAAAGTGGCCAATCCACCTGCATTCACACCAATATAGTTAAACAATCCGCCTATATATATGAAAGAATCATTTCCTTCTATGTCATAAACATCTCCGCTTGTACTATAAAAATCAGCATTTAGCCTTTGACCCTGACTTGTTTTTGAAAAGGAAATAAAAGAAATAGTAATGACCAAAATTGCTAGGTACTTAAGTGTAGTGTTTTTTTGTGATTCCATCTTTCATGTATTTTTTGTATCTGGAAAAATGATATGCAAAATTAAATTTACTTCAAAAATGAAGTTGGACGCCAAGAAAAGAAAGCAATACGAACTAATGTATGTACTATAAAAGTAATGTTAAATTTACTTAAAGTTTAACAATATATTATTCCTTTTAAAATACTACCGAATGAACTCCTTCAGCAGCATACGCATTTGTGCCAATCATTCTAATATGAATAATAAAACCCATAATTCACAGGGGCTATGAACGAGATGTAAGAGAACGATTTTTTTACAATCGGCTTTACTGTTGATTTAGCATAACTGTTCTAATTGTAGTTTGATTTTGGTTGTATATTTTTATAAAATATAGAGAATGACTTAGTTCATTAAAGGTGCATTTAATTTGATTAGCTGATCCTACTTCATACTTAGCATTCACTTCTTTTCCAAATAGATCATATAAAGTAAGCTTATAATCAGCACTTAGGACTTCGTTAAATTGGATATAAAAGTATTGGTTAAAAGCTGGGTTTGGGTAAACAATAATGCGATTATCAGAATTTGGTTTATCAAATATGGAAGCAGCATCATTAACGGTGATGTAATCTACTTTGGTAGTGTCGTGTTTGCTGTTGAATGAAATTACTTCCAGCTTTACAGTGTATGTACCCTTTTGTTTAAATACGACATCAGGATTTTCAGTATTCTTATCTGTTTCGTGAACAAATTCAATTGTTTTAGGTGTAATACTCCATGTATATGTACTAAGAGGTAGAGCGTTTTTCGATTGATTTAATAAGCTAACAGTGTCTTTTGTATGGGGTTTTAGTTTTGAAGCTTTAAAATCTGCGACCACTGCTGTTGGATCGTACACATAGTGGTAGATGTCTCTATAATTGACTTCATTGGCTACAAATCCTATCATCGTTTCTGTTCCAATGACTTTAAGAATAGGGAATTTTTCTCCTTTTGCAAGCCATTTATATTCTACTGAATTATTAGGTATTCCAAAAGGCATCCCATTGTATGTTATTGTGTCATTTGAGTTGATTGTTGTCTTTATTCTGATACAATCAAAGACTCCATAAGGAGTGGTTATTTTTCCCCATCCATCTACTTCGTTAATCCGGTATCCTGATGTTGAATAGGTAACCAAAGTAGCCAGATTAAAATTGAAATGAAAGGTAGTTGAGTCTCTGTCCCCATAATCTAATGGAAACTGATACACTTCGTCTTCGTCTTTATCAGAAAAATCAGATGCCAAGGGAAATCCACTAAAAGTGATGCCCATTCCTATTCGCTTATAAACGCTTGATGTATTGTCATAAAAATCATACACATTGGTAAGCTGAATAACACCTAAGTTCAATGCTTCTGTAACCAATAAACCAAATTTTGTTGCACCAAAGAAGTACAACATATAAGCTGTTTTTGACGATGGAACATATTCATTAAGTTGCTGTTTATGAGCCTTCAAATTGCTATAATCCCAAGTATAATTTGCTCCACTGGAATCAATATTTGTAATTGAGATTGGGTCAGCAATGCTGTATCTTGCTGTATCGTTTGGTTTTGGAAGGTCAGATGAAGTAATTGTTATTTGAGCAGAAACCTGCAAACTGAATATTGCTATGATGACAAATATAAAAATCCGTGATTTCATGAACTACATATTTATAATTGATAAGCTGATACCAAAGATACTAAATACTTTTCTGCATTTTTTGCTATTAATTGAAATATTATCTGGAAGACAACATGAAGTGATTTTGAGCTGCTCTTCCTATTTGAAAAGATTGAAATATTTAAAACTCTTTCCAATTCCAATTCCTCCCCATGGAAATAGATTACCTGAATCATCAACAATTAGTAAGGCTCCAGCCCTAATAAAAAGGCCTTCACGAGCAATTTGATATCGATATCCTAACCGGTAGGAGATTGAGTGTCCGGGAGGCAAGTTATTAGCATAAAAATAAGGACAGTAACCAAAAGAAGTTTCTAAATGGTGCTGACGTTTACCGAATAGGAAATTAATTTCCAATGGAATACGTGGAGACAGATGCCAATTATCTTTATATAGTTTTGGGATTGAGAATGTATTTAGTGAAGCCCCTATTCGATAACTCATTTTAAAACTTTTTGAAATATAAAAGAGTTTGTCGTAATTGAAAGAGTAATATGCCGAGTTTCCTCCCAGTTCTATAAAAAAACTGTTGGTTGCTACCTTCTTGGTTTTGTTACCATAGAAACGAATTATATCCTGGGCAGAAATCGAATAGCAAATGCAAAAAAGTCCGAGAAAGAATATGCCTTTTTTCATTCGATTTGAGTTAATAAAGAATGCTGTCGACAATGGTTTTAAAGCGATCGACACTTACATAATCAAAATTCATTTCTATAAACGGAATATTTTTAATGCTGTCATTCAATACACCGCACATAAGCTTATTGTTTAGGCTTGAAATACCTAAAAGTGTTACACGTATTTCAGAGGGTATATTCTCGAAATAAAAGGAGGTGTCATTATATGGAAATATCAACATTGAGTTTTGTTCATTTATGATCAAGAATAAACTCGAACTATCAAAATCTATATTTTGAATTGGCTTTATACAATAGTTAATTTTTGGTGTATTATATTTCATTAATTTGTCAATATTAATCCAGCCAAAACTACTTTGAATTTTAATGATATAGTTATAAGGGAAGATAGTGTCATAATCTATTGTCCAGCTGCTATCCGGGAAATTCCAACTAAAATCAACTCCTGTAGAATCAGAGTTGCTTGAAAATAATTCCATATCAAAATCAATTGAATCAGTTGGAACAATAAATTCAATTGGTTTTAAAGCAATAAGTTGGTTGCCATTTGAAGTGGCATTGAAATACAAAACACCTCCAGAAATCAGAATCTGACCATTAATAATAGTTGGTGTATTTTGAATGAAAATATCTTTCTTTGATGTTGCTTCGATTAATTCAATCTTGATGTTTGTGGTAACCGGATTCCCGTTTAAATCAACAAAAGCATTTGCAGGTA
The nucleotide sequence above comes from Bacteroidota bacterium. Encoded proteins:
- a CDS encoding T9SS type A sorting domain-containing protein; protein product: MKSRIFIFVIIAIFSLQVSAQITITSSDLPKPNDTARYSIADPISITNIDSSGANYTWDYSNLKAHKQQLNEYVPSSKTAYMLYFFGATKFGLLVTEALNLGVIQLTNVYDFYDNTSSVYKRIGMGITFSGFPLASDFSDKDEDEVYQFPLDYGDRDSTTFHFNFNLATLVTYSTSGYRINEVDGWGKITTPYGVFDCIRIKTTINSNDTITYNGMPFGIPNNSVEYKWLAKGEKFPILKVIGTETMIGFVANEVNYRDIYHYVYDPTAVVADFKASKLKPHTKDTVSLLNQSKNALPLSTYTWSITPKTIEFVHETDKNTENPDVVFKQKGTYTVKLEVISFNSKHDTTKVDYITVNDAASIFDKPNSDNRIIVYPNPAFNQYFYIQFNEVLSADYKLTLYDLFGKEVNAKYEVGSANQIKCTFNELSHSLYFIKIYNQNQTTIRTVMLNQQ